From the genome of Hathewaya histolytica, one region includes:
- a CDS encoding SPFH domain-containing protein yields the protein MGPIILIVILVFVGLTVLSSIKVVNTGYVYIVERFGQYNRTLEPGWHTTIPFADFVRKRISTKQQILDIQPQSVITKDNVKISIDNVIFYRVINSKDAVYNIEDYKSGIIYSTITNMRNIVGDMTLDEVLSGRDRINSKLLEIIDEITDEYGIKILSVEIKNIIPPAEIQEAMEKQMRAERDKRALILQAEGQKQSEIARAEGEKQAKILEAEAAKEANIRKAEGLKESQLLEAEGKARAIEAISKAEADAIVKVNKAIIESGTNETVIALKQIEALKEMATNPANKLILPNEALSSLGSIAAMADVLKSEKQK from the coding sequence ATGGGACCAATAATACTTATAGTTATTTTAGTTTTTGTTGGATTGACAGTATTGTCTTCAATAAAAGTAGTTAACACAGGTTATGTTTATATAGTAGAAAGATTTGGGCAATATAATAGAACTTTAGAGCCAGGGTGGCATACAACTATACCATTTGCTGATTTTGTGAGAAAGAGAATTTCTACAAAGCAACAAATTTTAGATATCCAACCTCAAAGCGTTATAACTAAGGATAATGTTAAAATATCTATAGATAATGTTATATTTTATAGAGTAATAAATTCAAAGGATGCAGTTTACAATATTGAAGATTATAAATCAGGTATAATATATTCTACAATTACTAATATGAGAAACATAGTTGGTGATATGACATTAGATGAAGTATTATCAGGAAGAGATAGAATTAACTCTAAACTTTTAGAAATAATAGATGAAATTACAGATGAATATGGAATTAAAATTCTTTCTGTAGAAATAAAAAATATAATTCCTCCAGCTGAAATACAAGAAGCTATGGAAAAGCAAATGAGAGCTGAAAGAGATAAAAGAGCATTGATACTTCAAGCAGAAGGACAAAAGCAAAGTGAAATTGCTAGAGCTGAAGGAGAAAAACAAGCTAAGATACTTGAAGCTGAGGCAGCTAAGGAGGCTAATATTAGAAAAGCAGAAGGTCTTAAAGAATCACAATTATTAGAGGCAGAAGGTAAGGCAAGAGCTATAGAAGCTATATCAAAAGCAGAAGCAGATGCTATAGTTAAAGTTAATAAAGCTATAATCGAATCTGGAACAAATGAAACTGTAATTGCATTAAAGCAAATTGAAGCCTTAAAAGAAATGGCAACTAATCCTGCAAATAAATTAATATTACCTAATGAAGCTTTATCAAGTTTAGGTAGCATAGCAGCTATGGCTGATGTATTAAAAAGTGAAAAACAAAAGTAA
- a CDS encoding NfeD family protein yields the protein MEWSMFTIWIIIALSTLFIDVFTSSILFVWFSIGSIFSLIALSFGLGSTPQIIIFIVTSLIGLVLGYPLAKKFNKRSSEKVKTMEQSYIGREFTAEEVIKLKSNIKINGVYWTVVNKGGVIEKGNRFIIVGIEGNKLIIKNLKEIN from the coding sequence ACACTTTTTATAGATGTATTTACAAGTTCCATATTATTTGTTTGGTTTAGTATAGGATCGATATTTTCATTAATAGCTTTAAGTTTTGGACTTGGAAGCACACCTCAAATTATTATTTTTATAGTAACAAGTTTAATCGGATTAGTCTTGGGATATCCATTGGCTAAAAAGTTTAATAAAAGATCAAGTGAAAAGGTAAAAACTATGGAACAGAGCTATATAGGAAGAGAGTTTACAGCAGAGGAAGTTATAAAATTAAAATCTAATATAAAAATAAATGGTGTATACTGGACTGTTGTAAATAAAGGGGGAGTGATAGAAAAAGGTAATAGGTTTATAATAGTGGGTATAGAAGGAAATAAGTTAATAATTAAAAATTTAAAGGAAATAAACTAG